The sequence gtggtaagaacatggCGATTGGTTCGATCCAGTTTATTGCACaaagtcagaaacaaatgtataatataatgcaatgttcgTCGCTTTTAAAGCatcaaaaatacttaaattatgtaaatgttccGTTTGAATTTTCTTATGTATCGAGAcaaaaacatgatctttatgTATGTTTCCTCACTGGTAACCTACTCCCTTGCGAAGCTTatagttttttgtaataaaagtaatCACTTGTTTTTGGGTATTGATTATTGGCAAACCCATATGGATTTTACTACGGTAACCATGTTCTAAACAGTAGTGAAATAAGGGCTGTATGCTTCatgcaacattttaataaatccatGATTCTACGTTTAATAACAAAGGTAACTAATCACAAGTAACTTCACCGTCCACCTCCAGATCGCTTTCTAAAGTTGCGCGCCGCCACTAAGACTTCTTCCACTTCCAGGTCACGGACCTGTCGATCAAAATCTGActagccaatgagagtaaagcACTGTTAACTCCCGCCCACGCGAGAGGTTTGTGCCAGAAGTCCGAACGTaactttttgcagtgtaaacgaaaaataatgaagcgcaAACGAAATCTCGGGCATcgtattcataaacaatgatcTTCGAAAAGGatcattagaaaacatttgatgatgaatgcagtttgtttgaaagtgTTAAAAGTTTGCAATTGGAGTTCATTTTTTTCGTTTTCAAGTGTATTTCTTCTgtcgtgttgtttatttttgtttggtttttttaTTTCGCGTTCGTACTTATTGGCACAAAAGGAATCCCATATTGAAGGCTGCATTTTAAGACCGATTGGTTCCAGTGTTGGGGAGTAGCTAACTACAAGTAGCGACGCTACTACcttaactacatttttctgtagcttGACGGTAgttaagttacttttaaaacagtgtagCTTGACGGTagttaaatacttttacaagCAAGTAGCGGTGTAGTGTGCCCAAACGCTACTCGCTACATTCCATTGCGACGAACTTTAAAGCAATAAGTAGCAGTGTTGGGGAAGCTACTCTGAAACTGTAGTTTGACAAGCTACAAGCTACTCGTAAGTTAAAGTAGTTAAACTACAGTCAAGCTACCCTTTTGGAAAAGTAGTTAGCTACACTACAAGTTACTATCAAAAAGTAGCAAGCTACATTGAAACTACTTTTGATTTTTTGAACAACGTATATTATAAATAACTGAATAAGTGTCTGAGgaatgttttaagtaaaatatttagtgtttaaaacaatgcaatacAATTATGATTTCAAAGagtattgttttattacacACAACACTCAAATATCTCAGACTGTTTGTCAAAAGTGCAAAATTGCAACAAATACAACATTGCATGAACAAAATATACATCCAACGTAAATTGCATGTagaacattttctcaaaaatacCGATTGTGAGATGGTTGCATTTTGGCAAGAAAATACATTGAACAACCGCTCACATATGGCACTGGCAGGGAAAGAACTATCTGGTGTAGTTGCAGTAGACTGAAAGCTCATCCAAAACATTAACCTCCAAAGGgtcaaaatgttataatttgtAATGTAACAAAAGCCTCAACTGAAGAGTAAGAACGCTTGGAAAATGTTAAGTATTTTAGTTGAACTGGCATAGTTAGTCACTGTTATTGTTATACCAGTCAAGCAAAACAGGAATGGTTTCACACCATCAGTCGAGAACTGAGGTGCAGTGTCCTTCTAATAAGAGCAGgcaataacaaaatgtataggcAACTCAATTTGTTCTCTTAACTAAACTGAAGCAGAAGTGCCTGACCTGTTAATTCAACACAAGAGAAGTTTCTCAAAATGACTGTCGGAAAGACGGTTGCGTTTTGGCAGGAAAATGTCCTTTCCAACACTAAACAACCGCTCACATGCGGCACTGGCAGGGACACCAGTATTGCACTTAATGAAGActctcttcatttttgatagATGCTGGAAAGcatcttcaggtgtgtttgctGTAGACTGTAGATAAATGTTCAATTCATCCAAAACATTCTCCTGGTTTCTGGAGAAGTAGTCTGTGATCTCATCGCTTTCATTTTCTGGCTTCCTTGAAACAATTGTCTCTGCAACATGTGGACTGTGTGCTGCTGAAAGCTCCTGTTTTAGTCTTAAGATGATGTCATCTTTTTGTTCATTTGGTATGTAAGACATACGAAACATAGGATGTGAAGCCGTTGCCATGAGATACTTTTTACCGGAAAGGTAACTGAACCTTCTGTTCACACCACTGATGATGGCATTAACTAATGGCACACAATATTGGAGGTTTTCTTGCTTGAGTGACTGCAACTTCTCAACAAGAATGTTGATTGTGGGGACCAAGACTCCGAGGTATGCCATTTTGTCCGACTGGAGAACATCTAGGGTCTTGGACACTGGTGCCATCACCTGTGAAATTACACATAAAACATGGCTGTATGCATGAGTGCAAAAATACATGATGATAATCACAGGATGCATAAGTCATGTTGATATTATATTCTTAAGAGTTATTAATAGGtaattaactttaaaataatttactaaAGAATTAGGCTTCAAAAACCCATtggttttaatacaatttatattaaacGTACAGTAtataccaaaaatatttttattttaccaaTATGGGATTCTATGAAacactaaaaatatttacataaaattattgATTCAATACATCTTAGACAGTTTAAACTCACCATGACATATTCTTTGATGAATGTAATCTCTGATGGCTTCAGTCGTGGAATGTCCATTTTCTCACAAACATCATGGAGCTCCTGAGGTTTCTCTTCAATGCAAGTTTTCAAATGATCCATTGCATTATATGTAGAGTTCCAAAGTGTTACATTAGGCACAACCAGCATGCATCAAAGTCTGTCTTTAATGTTGTCAGAAGCTCTGGTGCTTCTACTCTGCTTATTCCAAAGGCTTTGACATTTGGCGAAAGCTGCCCttgaaatctttttaaatgaagaatctTCCACAGCTGCCTCAGCATCTTTGGTTGCAACCAAGTGGAGAGAATGGCAGGCACAGCGTTGATGGGCTGGCAAGTGGAAGTCATCCTTTTTGGTCTCTTGTAGAAATGCTGCAACATCAGTGAACTCAACATCTGCCTCTTCATCattttcttcatcatcttcagtcACTTTTTCTTCAGCTGCGAACACACTAAATGCTTTTACAAAATTTGAACCGTTGTCTGTAGTGGTTAACACAACTTTGTTTTGAATGCTGAATTCCATGTGGACACTTTCAAGCATCTCTGCCAGAGTGTCATAAGTGTGCCTTCCCTTGATCCTTCGGCAAGCTAAAGCCCCGGAAGAGGCGGTAAGTGTGTCTGAATCTATCCAATGGACAGTGACTCCCAGATAGCTCTTGTGATTTGTAGACCATGCATCTGTGGTTGTTGCTACAAATTCCTGCTCAGACAAAACTTTACACATATCTGTCTTCATGGAAATGTATTGATCCTCTAGCATTCTGACTAATGTCTTTCTAGACATCACATGCCTTGAAGGCAGTACCTGCTTGAATAATTCTTTAAATTCTGCCCTTTCAACAATACTGAGGGGATGAAGCCCCTGAATAACAAAATTCAGAACCAGCTTGTTGAATTTTTCCTGGGAAACTGGTGCCACCTCCCTCATGAAATACTGAATTGGTCTTGATGAGCTTGAGGAACTCTGTTCTTGAATGGAGGGTGTCGTTATCTTTTTACTGAATTGTTGCTGCATTCTCAGTAACTCATTCAGTTTAGTTGGATGCAGTCTCTGATAGGCATAGgataaagggaaaaaaaataaaaattagaaagaaaaacacattttaaatgccatacttttaaattattattatgcaaGACAGAAATATATAAGCCTACTAATAATACAACTGCGCAACAACATAAAGGAATGTTTCCTTTCTatattaatttttcattttacactaAGGTAGCTAAATGATAACACTTGTCTTAATTTCTCCACTTGAAAGGATTAAACACTTGAGCTTTTATTTTGGCGGAAAACTGTGACGAGACCTTTAGGTTTCTATCACATTAAAAACGCTTTTATATGACAAATCTACGGTGGCCGCtgggtgtcactgcgctgcaacagaagaaaacacatgcaaacacaaaaaaacacaagcaaattcagaaagcattcgcgttagtttgacgacacatgccctgcaaattctcgcaacacaaacaaacacagaaacgcgctgcaaattctcgcaacataaacaaacacagaaacgcgctgcaaattctcgcaacacaaacaaacacagaaacgcgctgcaaattctcgcaaatcaaacaaacacagaaacgcgctgcaaattctcgcaacataaacaaacacagaatcgcgctgcaaattctcgcaacacaaagaaaacacagaaacgcgctgcaaattctcgcaacacaaacaaacacagaaacgcgctgcaaattctcgcaacacaaacaaacacagaaacgcgctgcaaattctcgcaacataaacaaacacagaaacgcgctgcaaattctcgcaacacaaacaaacacagaaacgcgctgcaaattctcgcaacataaacaaacacagaaacgcgctgcaaattctcgcaacacaaagaaaacacagaaacgcgctgcaaactgcacacacgacaacggaagtgtttccgggggaccgaaaaaaactgatgcacctgattgggacgcgcttcacttggactgttcaaattcgttagtgtagttgtcagccacattgaaggtagttgctttataactttattttaactttcttaacgtacgtccgtaggatattattagcctgtcgatttgaacagtttaacaaaaactatgagacATAGTAactgctcgacttacttaaacaagtgtcacgttaaaaaagtttaatggtttaatgattaatgattaaaaatgtattgtagtcgacatagtcagtgtggctgacaactccactaacgaatttgaacagtcaaaatgaagcgcatgaagtgcatcagtttttgcggtcccccggaaacacttccgttgtcgtccgtgcagtttgcagcgcatttctgtgtttgtttgtgttgcgagaatttgcagcgcgtttctgtgtttgtttgtgcttcgagtatttgcagggcacgTGTCGCCAAattaatgaagatgctttctgaatttgcttttgttttttttgtttgcatgtgttttcttctgttgcagcgcattgacacctagcggccacggtACAAATCGAGTGAAATGCTGTAATTATCTGGCTGCCGACACAAATGTTGGAAGTTATGTGAACGTTAAACAGCATAACTGGTATTTGAAAAATGCACGTTAAACTCGCTCACATGCAGTGATGGAGCTCGCAGAATTTACTGTGAAAGAAGAACGTGAATCACAAGCTGCTTGTGAGCACAGTTCGGTTCGCTCTGAAACCAGACACAACAAATCTATACAGCAATTTAATTAGATCAAAGCCTTTGTCGTGCAATGAACAAActaagattacattttttgttcaacTGACAAACACGATGGCGCAAACGTTAGTGGTCTTTTATGTTCATTACCAAACTGGCGGACAGATCATGGCGGGTCATTGTAATTAAATCAGAAATAGAAATTTGATGTAACATAGAGAGCAATAAAGCAGGATAATTAATACCTTTAAAATGGCCATTACTCACCTGTATGTGCGTCTTAAATTTGTGCTTGAGGTCTTCGACGTAGACAGCGTTTTAAACTTTGGTTTGCAAAGATTGCATACAAAAGTGTAACCTTTACTTGTCGTTTCTTTGAGAGACATGAACATGACAAATAAGGCCATGGGTAATTAACGTTAGTTGTTTCTCCATCCTCCAAATCTGCCGCCACGTCTTGCTCCATCATGGATAATATGGGTGTGTCAACCCACTTCTGTACGTCAGTGAACCGTTTGCCGCAAGATGCGTGATTAAACAACAGGTGGCGGTAATGgcaaaaaatgagtttgtaatCTAACAAGAAGAATATCCTTGCATTGCGCTGATTCGCGCAGGCTCGACAAAACGCAATGTAGCTTTTGCTCGCGCTACACCGCTACTTGCTGCAAAAAGTAGTTAGCTACTGGAAAAGCtacactgtttaaaaagcaactGAGCTACTGCCAAGCTACtgaaaaatgtagttaagttaGTAGCGTCGCTACTTGTAGTTAACTACTCCCCAACACTGATAAGTAGTGCAGCGCACTGAGCACGTGCGTCGTCACCTTACTTACtactgaaaatgtttgcattactGCCAGCTATTGTCCTGTGACGCATCTCGCGGCTTACGCACAGTATTCAGATCGCGTCTGATGATTACGTGAATGTGCCGAAGTTAActcgacacacacacatccatccagGATGGAGCAAGGCATGGCGACAGAATTTCAGATTCAGAATCGGAAGATGTATAATGTTTCTATAGCCTTTTAAAGTGGAAAACTGTGTATTTCtccaaaatgctacagtaaaaaaatcCATATGGTGTGCATATATTGCGGGACGGCCCCAACTGAAACCCACTATCCGTTTTTTCTACTTATTAAAAATAGGTTATTGACAAGAGACACGGATcctctacatttaaataaagctttaaaagcagcGTTCCTGGAATTTACAGTAAACCACTCAATATCTGCGCATCTAAATCTAAATGGCGGCTGGCTTGACCCTCAGTGATTAATTGCCCATGGCCTTATTTGTCCAAGTTCATGTCTCTTAAAGATGCAAACAGTAATGGTTACACGTTTTTATGTATTCTGttcaaaactaaaaattaaaagtctgcATCAAAGActttaagcacaaatttaagGAAACACATACAGGTGAGTTATTTGGCccaacatttgttctttttgttgttttcataatttacattgtctacattttgcaaacttgagataaatttgagtttaactttaacttgCGTACTGtgtagtttacaaaataaaacaacactgaaatcaaaactttattgtattacattgttttcttaaaatatttttcatgtaCAATGAATCAGTTTTTCTTTATATACAATGACACTCTAAAATCAAAGTAGTTTCAATGTAGCTAGCTACTTATTTATAGTAACTTATAGTGTAGCtaactgctttttcaaatgGGTAGCTAAGCTGTAACTTAACTACTTTTATTGATGAGTAGCTTGTAGCTTATCTAACTACAGTTTCAAAGTAGCTTCACCAACAATGATTGGGTCACAGCAGCGATACTGAAGACTGGTAAAAGGCTGTCCCGATTCAAGCAGTCCCAAAATGCGACCTTATTTCCTCAGGTTTTTAAGCATAGAACGAATGTATCCTTCACAGCATTGGCTATCCCGAGATTCCTTGCGCGCCTGTAACggcttaaaaaaaattgtcaaaaaaagtATGTTATTCACATAAACGgtcattttctgcattttaatatttatatatgatgtCGTTAATTAACATTATTGGTGCATTATTGTGATTTTGAATTTGTAaggttgtacatttaatatactgtTGGGCTGTTTTAATCTAAATAAACGCTTCAtattctcaaaaataaaatatattttttcttgctcCGTTTATTTGTGAATTCGTGAATTTTAAACAGATATATTAGGAGATACAGTTCCATCCAGAGTTTACACATCAAGAGCTTCACTCTTCAAAGGGAGTATTGGGGAAAAGGCATGCATGGGCAtagaaaagcacatttttgcGACACACGACCCCTTTAAACCATTGACTGTTTACCCTTAAAACCTTTATAAAATTCCCTTGTGTAGTGTTTCAGGGCTTTTTCAGAAAGTGTCCTGTTTGTTCCACCAGATAACACCAACAAAAGCACCAACAGAAGTACCAACAAACCTTAGCAGTCCCACAGAGATCATTACAGTTAACATCAACAAAACCATTATAATTCTCATTGTAATATAAAATCCATCCAAATTTCCGTGATGGATTTTTTATAAGGTCAAGACTCTATTATTCCTCCACCGTCTTTTCATGCCGAGGTTTGTCTTACCAGGCCACCACGTGGTGGCAGTATTCACTAAACGTGGTGGCAGCAGTACTCACCAAACAGGCTAAAACCAATTGCGCATGTCTTTCATCGAAATTGGACGTGAAagggtgtttttatttttgtggtaGAATCGCGCACTAGCACAAACAGGTACTGCTTGTGTAACGCATTTagcaatatatacatataatatcaAAGGTTTTGATATTTGCCTCTAACTCATGTAAAAGTAACTCAAATACAGCGAATTTACTGCTGTGCTGTCTTCAGTTTTGTGTCGTGTTACGTTAGTCATCGCACCGATAATTCGGTTAGCTCTGCtgtgtgtattttaaatttaagttGTTTATAACAGAACCCTTTTGGTCGCTGTTTGTGGTTAGCATAAACTGTTTGTTATTGAAGTTTGAGTTCATTACAGCGGGCTAAGTTCAGCAGCGACTGCACGTTTTCTATTGAAGTTAGTGCGTCGCATCAGACATGCATTCATCCGGCGGTGTTTCGAGGATAAAATTAAAGAGGGATTTGTTTAAGGTCGAAAATAAATTCGAGCCGAATAAACGCCGATGGACAGGCCCTAAAACTATGTCTGGTTTAAATCCGCCAGCCGAACGAGTCACACAGAAACAAGACTCGAGCGAAGACGCTCCATCGGCAGCAGATGTAATATCATCACGCAATGGAGACGAACCCTTCAGCCTTCGGGACTCGGCTGAACAAGACGATGGCCATGCGGGTTATAATAAAGGTAATTTACTCCCCAGAGTAAGTGACATTAGTGACAGTAAAGTTGAAATTGCTGAGACTCGAGGTCCCCGCACGAGGAGCCAGTGGGCGTCTCACGGCAAAGTGTTGAAAAGATTGTGTGATCATAAAAAGCAAATCTGCTATCGTTTGAGATTAGCTTTGTGTTTCGCCGAGAAAAAACAGCGAAACTGCGTTAGACGAGCGACGCACGCGCAGAACGACTCGCGATGCAGCGCGCTGTCCTACATGAACAATAACGTGTCTGTGAAATCCGGTAGTATTTCAATTAAGTCTACAGAGCCGCGCGGTGAAACTGCTGAGCAAACGTCACCTGCACGGCAGGTAAGAGAAGTAGATCCAAGATATGTTGGACATACTGGCGGTGCGGATATTTTGGGGCAGAAACCTCATCGTCGGGGTCCGGGAAGACCGAAAAAAGTTTGCATTCATGGTTTTGGTGAGTCCGGCGCACAGGTAAAAACGACCATCAAGACGGAGGTCCGGAGAGCTCAAACTTCTCGTGCAAGTCAAAGCAGATGCAATTTGTCTGGACGAACACCAAGTACgtcttaacacacacacatgtttttaacaaaCCACCTCTTTGATGGAATTTATAGCTTTCTTAATTATTATAGATCATTTGAACTCATAAAATGATTCTGCACAGTATTTCTTAGCCATTAATTGCTTCATCTCTTCGCAACTAGGCGAATATAAGTCGCCTAGGGGAAGgagactttaaaaatgtttgctcTCTCACACCTTTATTCTCTCTTATTGCAGATAGCAGCTCAAGAGTTGAGCTGAGGAGATGTCTTAGGTCAGGCTCGAGGAAGGACCTAAAACGATTGGTGAAAAATTCGTGCTGTGCTTTGTGTGGTGATGTAAAATACAGCCCTCCCCCTAGTAAGAATATGGCCCATTTACTCGCTAACAGGCCACGAGTCGGCTGCCCCGGTCTGACTGCACGGCGGAAACGCGCTGGTCACATTTCAAAGCCCCTTCTACCCCCCACCGCACCGAATTTCCAGTTCGAGAAATACCCCATGTTGAAACTGTGTGACGTAGCCCGAGTGTTTGCGATAACATCCCGTGATTTCTCATGCGTCTTGCCGGAGTTACTAACACTAAAAAGGCACAAAACAGTTCAGTGCCTAAAGAAAGAATTCGGGTTTCTGATGCATCCTCATCGCTGTGGTGTCAAGAAGCTTAGGAGTAAGATTGACA comes from Triplophysa dalaica isolate WHDGS20190420 chromosome 25, ASM1584641v1, whole genome shotgun sequence and encodes:
- the LOC130415800 gene encoding uncharacterized protein LOC130415800 → MDIPRLKPSEITFIKEYVMVMAPVSKTLDVLQSDKMAYLGVLVPTINILVEKLQSLKQENLQYCVPLVNAIISGVNRRFSYLSGKKYLMATASHPMFRMSYIPNEQKDDIILRLKQELSAAHSPHVAETIVSRKPENESDEITDYFSRNQENVLDELNIYLQSTANTPEDAFQHLSKMKRVFIKCNTGVPASAACERLFSVGKDIFLPKRNRLSDSHFEKLLLC
- the LOC130415799 gene encoding uncharacterized protein LOC130415799, whose product is MQQQFSKKITTPSIQEQSSSSSSRPIQYFMREVAPVSQEKFNKLVLNFVIQGLHPLSIVERAEFKELFKQVLPSRHVMSRKTLVRMLEDQYISMKTDMCKVLSEQEFVATTTDAWSTNHKSYLGVTVHWIDSDTLTASSGALACRRIKGRHTYDTLAEMLESVHMEFSIQNKVVLTTTDNGSNFVKAFSVFAAEEKVTEDDEENDEEADVEFTDVAAFLQETKKDDFHLPAHQRCACHSLHLVATKDAEAAVEDSSFKKISRAAFAKCQSLWNKQSRSTRASDNIKDRL